One window of the Gemmatimonadota bacterium genome contains the following:
- a CDS encoding DNA adenine methylase: MRYIGNKTKLLDFMGSFLDELCLHDGRALDAFAGTASVASYLKARGFTVEACDIMSFSYVLQRAYVVADAYPTFQGLAADPDFRRVRRQREFASEVASRFAGQVDLFPRMSEATRHLEEVLVYLDTFLPPKPSFITRHFSADAQAAGGERMYFTRLNAARIDAVRHKLEEWRSAGAINEDEYYILLAALLEAADAAANTTGVYAAYVKTWQGNAQRPLRLQMPDLTVGTHRAHQAHQQDVAALVGTLGELTLLYLDPPYNTRQYSAYYHVPELIAEGWFESQPDLRGKTGLIPNDHKKSAWSTRDGCAPALERLLSKVNSVHVLMSYNNEGIIPETEIERIFRRYGIRDTYRRVGQDYKRYRSDSDSNQRQYTGDEVTEYLYYVRLK; encoded by the coding sequence ATGAGGTATATTGGCAACAAAACGAAGCTTCTCGATTTCATGGGGAGCTTCCTCGATGAGCTGTGCCTCCATGACGGCCGCGCCCTGGACGCGTTCGCCGGCACTGCCAGCGTCGCGAGTTACCTCAAGGCGCGTGGATTCACTGTCGAAGCATGCGACATCATGTCGTTCAGCTACGTGCTTCAACGAGCATACGTTGTTGCGGACGCGTATCCGACTTTTCAAGGCCTTGCTGCTGATCCCGATTTCCGGCGAGTCCGCCGACAGCGCGAATTCGCCAGCGAAGTTGCCTCTCGCTTCGCCGGCCAAGTAGACCTGTTCCCACGTATGAGCGAGGCCACCCGCCATCTTGAGGAGGTGCTCGTCTATCTTGACACTTTCCTACCCCCGAAGCCGTCGTTCATCACACGTCACTTCAGCGCCGACGCCCAAGCCGCCGGCGGCGAGCGCATGTACTTCACCCGCCTTAACGCTGCTCGCATCGATGCCGTGCGTCACAAACTCGAGGAGTGGCGCTCCGCGGGCGCAATAAACGAGGACGAGTATTATATACTCCTGGCCGCGCTTCTCGAGGCGGCCGATGCTGCTGCGAACACGACCGGAGTCTACGCCGCGTACGTAAAAACCTGGCAAGGCAACGCCCAACGCCCGTTGCGCCTCCAGATGCCCGATCTGACCGTGGGCACGCACCGCGCACATCAGGCCCATCAACAGGATGTAGCTGCACTGGTCGGTACCCTTGGTGAACTCACTCTTCTTTACCTCGATCCTCCCTACAACACGCGCCAATACAGTGCGTACTATCACGTACCCGAGCTCATCGCCGAGGGTTGGTTCGAATCGCAACCTGACTTGCGCGGCAAGACAGGTCTCATCCCGAATGACCACAAGAAATCCGCGTGGTCGACGAGAGACGGCTGCGCGCCCGCCTTGGAACGCCTGCTTTCCAAGGTAAACTCGGTCCACGTCCTGATGAGCTACAACAACGAGGGAATAATCCCCGAGACCGAAATCGAACGAATCTTCAGACGATATGGCATTCGCGACACTTACCGGCGTGTCGGGCAGGACTACAAGCGCTACCGCTCCGACAGCGACAGCAACCAACGCCAGTACACCGGAGACGAGGTCACAGAATACCTGTATTACGTCCGCCTCAAGTGA
- a CDS encoding SDR family oxidoreductase, translating to MLKEEALRGRTALVTGGGSGLGLAMAQRFAELGANVAIAGRNAERLERAAPAIDATGARVFARATDVRDFAQVEGLVEGVVSRFGALDVLVNNAAGNFLAATEDLSPNGFNAIVQTVLYGTFHATLAAGRHMMQRGAGGNILNIVTTYAWTGSAFVAPSAAAKAGVLALTRSLAVEWATYGIRVNAIAPGPFPTEGAWQRLMPTPEVEAEARARIPLGRFGRAEELANLAAFLVSDAAAFINGECVTIDGGEWLASGGLFNGMTRAPRAEVKDMMRRVRGR from the coding sequence ATGCTGAAGGAGGAGGCGCTGCGAGGGCGGACGGCGCTGGTGACCGGCGGCGGCTCGGGGTTGGGACTCGCCATGGCCCAGAGGTTCGCCGAGCTGGGCGCCAACGTAGCCATCGCGGGGCGGAACGCCGAGCGCCTGGAGCGGGCGGCACCGGCGATTGACGCGACGGGCGCGCGCGTCTTCGCGCGGGCTACGGACGTGCGCGACTTCGCCCAGGTCGAGGGACTGGTCGAGGGCGTCGTGTCACGCTTCGGCGCGCTGGACGTCCTGGTCAACAACGCGGCCGGCAACTTCCTGGCGGCGACGGAGGATCTCTCGCCCAACGGCTTCAACGCCATCGTGCAGACCGTGCTGTACGGCACCTTCCACGCGACCCTGGCCGCGGGACGCCACATGATGCAGCGCGGCGCGGGTGGCAACATCCTGAACATCGTGACCACCTACGCCTGGACGGGCTCGGCCTTCGTCGCCCCCTCCGCGGCCGCCAAGGCGGGTGTGCTCGCGCTCACCCGGTCGCTGGCCGTCGAGTGGGCGACGTACGGCATCCGCGTCAATGCCATTGCGCCCGGCCCCTTCCCCACGGAAGGCGCCTGGCAACGACTCATGCCCACACCGGAGGTCGAGGCCGAGGCCAGGGCCCGCATCCCCCTGGGCCGCTTCGGCCGGGCCGAGGAGCTGGCCAACCTGGCCGCGTTCCTGGTCTCCGACGCGGCCGCGTTCATCAACGGCGAGTGCGTCACCATCGACGGCGGCGAATGGCTCGCCTCGGGCGGGCTGTTCAACGGAATGACCCGCGCGCCGCGCGCGGAGGTCAAAGACATGATGCGGCGGGTGCGGGGGCGGTAA
- a CDS encoding VOC family protein gives MAEHESAAAAQGLQALSLTPTLTVNDLQRSLRFYTDGLGFAIEDQTEVEGQVRFVVLRAGASRLGLAQDDFAKGRDRVKGVGMRIWVDTGQDITALAERAKVAGITLDNGPSPLPWGPMGFAVTDPDGFKLTIANEA, from the coding sequence ATGGCCGAGCACGAAAGCGCTGCCGCGGCGCAGGGCCTGCAGGCTCTGAGCCTTACGCCCACACTGACGGTCAATGATCTGCAGCGCAGCCTCCGCTTCTACACGGACGGGCTGGGGTTCGCGATCGAGGACCAGACCGAGGTGGAGGGCCAGGTCCGGTTCGTGGTGCTCAGGGCGGGCGCCAGCCGGCTGGGTCTCGCTCAGGACGACTTCGCCAAAGGCCGGGATCGGGTGAAGGGGGTAGGCATGCGGATCTGGGTGGACACCGGCCAGGACATCACCGCGCTCGCTGAGCGCGCGAAGGTCGCCGGGATCACACTGGACAACGGGCCGTCGCCACTCCCATGGGGTCCCATGGGCTTCGCCGTCACGGACCCGGACGGCTTCAAGCTCACCATCGCAAACGAGGCTTGA
- a CDS encoding DUF3052 family protein translates to MGQQAFCTARWAGRSSEGKLLLESDALVFRGEFRLAVPYREMKRVTTRDGWLTIEYAAGEASFELGPLADKWAHRILHPKSLIDKLDIKPVAAALVIDIPDEEFWQQLRAEKPQVTVTSVDTIARALAGPAAPARIPSVPQDAPFDMVLFRAETREELAHLPHLRRCVKPNGAVWVVTPRGKPEVRDVEVIAAARDAGLVDVKVVRFSGTHTALKLVVPVKQR, encoded by the coding sequence TTGGGGCAGCAGGCTTTCTGTACGGCCCGCTGGGCCGGCCGCAGCTCCGAGGGCAAGCTGCTGCTGGAATCGGACGCGCTCGTGTTTCGCGGCGAGTTCCGCCTGGCCGTTCCCTACCGGGAGATGAAGCGCGTGACCACGCGCGATGGTTGGCTCACGATCGAGTACGCGGCCGGCGAGGCGAGCTTCGAGCTGGGGCCGCTGGCGGACAAGTGGGCGCACAGAATCCTGCATCCGAAGAGCCTGATCGACAAGCTGGACATCAAGCCCGTGGCCGCCGCGCTCGTGATCGACATCCCTGACGAGGAATTCTGGCAGCAGCTCCGCGCCGAGAAGCCCCAGGTCACCGTGACCTCCGTGGACACCATTGCCCGCGCCCTCGCCGGCCCCGCCGCGCCCGCTCGCATCCCCAGCGTGCCGCAGGATGCGCCCTTCGATATGGTTTTGTTCCGCGCCGAGACCCGCGAGGAGCTCGCGCACCTGCCGCACCTGCGCCGCTGCGTCAAGCCCAATGGCGCGGTCTGGGTGGTCACGCCCCGGGGCAAGCCCGAGGTCCGCGATGTGGAGGTGATCGCGGCCGCCAGGGACGCCGGGCTCGTGGATGTCAAGGTGGTCCGCTTCTCCGGCACGCACACGGCGCTCAAGCTGGTCGTGCCGGTCAAGCAGCGCTAG
- a CDS encoding threonine ammonia-lyase — protein sequence MLSIAEIRAARERTREGVLFTPCPPALALADLIPARLHLKLENLQRTGSFKDRGALNRLLQLSAEERRRGVVTASAGNHAQALAYHCGRLGIPATVVMPEHSPMIKVSNTQRYGAEVILVGATISDGLAEARRLEAEQGRVLVHAFDDERVIAGQGTIALELLEQVPDLTVAVVPIGGGGLIAGIAFALKHTNPEIRVIGVEAEAAASALASRRAGRLVQIETAQTIADGIATKSIGELTFPLLQKYVDDIVAVGEEEIAGAVHLLLERQKVVAEGAGAVPLAALIGRKIPLLGHDVVAAVVSGGNIDVTMVERIIDRGLLGDGRLVRLMVTVPDRPGSLARLTRIVAETGANVLEIAHRRAFADIRVGDVEIVMHLETRGRDHVEEIVGLLKAEGLRVEEDV from the coding sequence GTGTTGAGCATTGCCGAGATCCGGGCCGCCCGCGAGAGGACGCGCGAGGGCGTCCTCTTCACTCCCTGTCCGCCTGCCCTGGCGCTGGCGGACCTCATCCCCGCGCGGCTGCACCTCAAGCTGGAGAATTTGCAGCGCACGGGTTCATTCAAGGATCGCGGCGCGCTGAACCGGCTGCTCCAGCTATCGGCTGAAGAGCGGCGGCGCGGCGTAGTGACCGCCAGTGCGGGCAACCACGCCCAGGCCCTGGCCTACCACTGCGGCCGGCTGGGCATTCCCGCCACCGTGGTCATGCCCGAGCACAGCCCCATGATCAAGGTGTCCAACACCCAGCGTTACGGCGCGGAGGTGATCCTGGTTGGCGCCACCATCTCCGACGGGCTCGCGGAGGCGCGGCGCCTGGAGGCGGAGCAGGGGCGGGTCCTGGTCCACGCCTTTGATGACGAGCGGGTGATTGCCGGGCAGGGCACCATCGCTCTGGAGTTGCTCGAGCAGGTCCCGGATCTGACCGTGGCCGTGGTCCCCATCGGCGGCGGCGGCCTGATCGCCGGCATTGCCTTTGCGCTCAAGCACACCAACCCCGAGATCCGCGTGATCGGCGTCGAGGCCGAGGCCGCCGCCTCCGCCCTCGCCTCCCGCCGGGCGGGCCGGCTGGTGCAGATCGAGACCGCCCAGACCATTGCCGACGGCATTGCCACCAAGAGCATCGGCGAGCTCACCTTCCCTCTGCTGCAGAAGTACGTGGACGACATCGTGGCCGTGGGCGAGGAGGAAATCGCGGGCGCCGTGCACCTGCTGCTCGAACGGCAGAAGGTGGTGGCGGAGGGCGCCGGGGCGGTGCCGCTGGCGGCACTGATCGGCCGCAAGATCCCGCTGCTCGGCCACGACGTGGTGGCCGCCGTGGTCTCCGGCGGCAACATCGATGTCACCATGGTGGAGCGCATCATTGATCGGGGACTGCTCGGCGATGGCCGGCTGGTCCGGCTCATGGTCACCGTCCCCGACCGCCCCGGCTCGCTGGCCAGGCTGACCCGCATTGTGGCCGAGACCGGCGCCAATGTGCTGGAGATCGCGCATCGCCGCGCCTTTGCCGACATCCGCGTGGGCGACGTCGAGATCGTGATGCACCTGGAGACGCGGGGCCGCGACCACGTGGAGGAGATCGTCGGCCTCCTCAAGGCCGAGGGGCTGAGAGTGGAGGAGGATGTATAG
- a CDS encoding sigma-70 family RNA polymerase sigma factor, with amino-acid sequence MVELAAVAAGSHFRGVANLTEGRGAAGPAGDAVDVALAAAGDTGAFERLYRRHVARIHSLARRMLGPGEADDATQEVFVRAWQKLGTFRGEAAFGTWLYRLAIRALLARRAALLLSRRRYLEGDVALEHTAARAAPTELRLDFAAAVERLPAGARQVLVLHDVEGYRHDEIGSMLGISAGTSKSQLHRARMMLRGYLDA; translated from the coding sequence ATGGTCGAGCTAGCGGCAGTAGCGGCGGGCTCCCATTTTCGCGGAGTGGCGAACCTGACCGAGGGGCGAGGCGCGGCCGGCCCGGCCGGCGATGCCGTGGACGTGGCATTGGCCGCGGCCGGCGACACGGGCGCGTTCGAGCGCCTGTACCGCCGCCACGTGGCGCGCATCCACAGCCTCGCCCGGCGTATGCTCGGTCCGGGCGAGGCGGACGACGCGACCCAGGAGGTCTTCGTGCGGGCCTGGCAGAAGCTGGGCACGTTCCGGGGCGAGGCCGCGTTCGGCACCTGGCTCTACCGGCTGGCGATCCGCGCGCTGCTGGCGCGCCGGGCCGCGCTGCTGCTGAGCCGCCGGCGCTATCTCGAGGGCGACGTCGCCCTCGAACACACCGCGGCGCGCGCCGCGCCCACCGAGCTGCGGCTCGACTTCGCCGCGGCCGTCGAGCGGCTGCCGGCCGGCGCCCGCCAGGTACTGGTGCTGCATGATGTCGAGGGCTACCGCCACGACGAGATCGGCAGCATGCTGGGCATCAGTGCCGGCACGTCGAAGTCGCAGCTCCACCGCGCGCGCATGATGCTGCGCGGCTACCTGGACGCTTGA
- a CDS encoding zf-HC2 domain-containing protein: MDEWTDRLSEYLDGELEAAEATALEAHLAACESCTDTLAELRAVVLRARTLEDTPPATDLWPGTAARLGEAPAGALEAPAAETAERTAQAAASAGDPQTHQGRAQWPSLRRRLSAGPRYSFSVPQLAAAVVLVALSGTAVWLALPGPDAARPPVAGAAPAAPSGRVTLVSSPAAAAPTAGYFAAVAELERVLELGRGRLDTATVRVLEQNLAIIDQAIADTRRALAQDPASAYLNAHLAGSMRRKIELLRQATTLART, from the coding sequence ATGGACGAGTGGACTGACCGACTTTCCGAGTACCTGGATGGCGAGCTCGAGGCGGCGGAGGCCACCGCGCTGGAGGCGCATCTCGCGGCCTGCGAGAGCTGCACCGACACGCTGGCCGAGCTGCGCGCCGTGGTCTTGCGCGCCCGCACGCTGGAGGATACGCCGCCGGCCACCGACCTGTGGCCGGGCACCGCCGCCCGGCTGGGCGAGGCGCCGGCCGGCGCGTTGGAAGCGCCTGCGGCCGAGACGGCGGAGCGGACCGCGCAGGCGGCCGCCTCCGCCGGTGATCCGCAGACGCACCAGGGTCGCGCCCAATGGCCTTCCCTTCGCCGCCGGCTGAGCGCCGGACCGCGCTACAGCTTCAGCGTCCCGCAGCTAGCGGCGGCCGTAGTCCTCGTCGCGCTCTCGGGCACCGCCGTCTGGCTCGCGCTCCCTGGGCCGGACGCCGCCCGCCCGCCTGTCGCCGGGGCGGCGCCCGCCGCCCCGTCCGGCCGCGTGACTCTCGTCTCCTCTCCGGCCGCCGCCGCGCCGACGGCCGGCTACTTTGCCGCCGTGGCCGAGCTCGAGCGCGTACTCGAGCTGGGGCGCGGCCGCCTGGACACGGCCACCGTGCGCGTGCTGGAGCAGAATCTGGCCATCATTGACCAGGCCATTGCCGATACGCGGCGAGCCCTCGCGCAGGACCCGGCCAGCGCCTACCTCAATGCGCACCTGGCCGGCTCGATGAGGCGCAAGATCGAGCTCCTGCGTCAGGCGACGACGCTGGCCCGGACCTAG
- a CDS encoding DUF4097 family beta strand repeat protein: MIGTAGFAALAALSLLQQTDTVIPVSPGARLEIDNQAGEVVIRSWGRPAVRVVASHASDDRIKIRSTASVVRVDAASGYGPQRSIDYHLSVPQHMAVYVTAPFSDVSVEGAGGEVSVETVRGEIRVRGGAGRVSLRSVEGLIELAGARGRVEVNTVNEGIRVVDVRGELSAETVNGDIELERIDSDRVVASTVNGNISYSGAIRDRGWYRLATHNGDVRVEVAEKANATVTVATFNGEFESTFPVLLREARGGKRFNFVLGSGSARLELESFNGEILLRRPGARGRNKD, encoded by the coding sequence ATGATCGGCACTGCCGGGTTCGCGGCGCTCGCGGCGCTGTCGCTGCTGCAGCAGACGGACACCGTGATACCCGTCTCGCCCGGCGCTCGCCTGGAAATCGACAACCAGGCCGGCGAGGTCGTGATCCGGAGCTGGGGCCGGCCGGCCGTGCGCGTTGTGGCGAGTCATGCCAGCGACGACCGCATCAAGATCCGCAGCACCGCCTCCGTGGTCCGGGTCGACGCCGCCAGCGGCTACGGCCCGCAGCGCTCGATCGACTACCACCTGAGCGTGCCCCAGCACATGGCGGTGTACGTGACCGCCCCGTTCAGCGATGTGTCTGTGGAGGGCGCCGGCGGCGAGGTCAGCGTCGAGACCGTGCGCGGCGAGATCCGCGTGCGCGGCGGCGCCGGCCGCGTATCGCTGCGATCCGTCGAGGGGCTGATCGAGCTGGCCGGCGCGCGCGGCCGGGTCGAGGTCAACACCGTGAACGAGGGGATCCGGGTCGTGGATGTCCGCGGCGAGCTCTCAGCCGAGACGGTGAATGGCGACATCGAGCTGGAGCGCATCGATTCCGACCGCGTCGTGGCCAGCACGGTCAATGGCAACATCTCCTACAGTGGCGCCATCCGTGACCGCGGCTGGTACCGCCTGGCGACCCACAACGGCGATGTCCGGGTCGAGGTAGCGGAAAAGGCCAATGCCACGGTCACGGTGGCCACCTTCAACGGCGAGTTCGAGTCCACCTTCCCGGTGCTGCTGCGCGAGGCCCGCGGCGGCAAGCGCTTCAACTTCGTGCTGGGCTCGGGCAGCGCCCGGCTCGAGCTCGAGTCCTTCAACGGCGAGATCCTGCTGCGCCGGCCGGGCGCGCGCGGGCGCAACAAGGACTGA
- a CDS encoding DUF4097 family beta strand repeat protein, whose amino-acid sequence MCGWKCMALGMAAASAAGFSGGGVPPDATALVAVPAAQEQFHWRGRLAAGRTVEIKGVNGDVRATAAGSEDIEVTALKRGRRSDPEEVEIQVIEHDEGVTICAVYPTPRGKRPNECRPGGGGRMSVQNNDVQVDFTVRLPSGLDFVGRTVNGDVDATALAGRLDLKTVNGSIDFSTSGFGQASTVNGSIRAALGSSGWSEPLEFRTVNGSITLSLPPETSADVRAQTVNGNLTTDFPMTVVGRASARRLQGSIGKGGPELHLSTVNGGIRLRRSG is encoded by the coding sequence ATGTGTGGCTGGAAGTGCATGGCTCTGGGCATGGCGGCGGCTTCGGCGGCCGGATTCTCCGGTGGCGGGGTGCCGCCCGACGCAACAGCGCTGGTGGCAGTGCCCGCCGCGCAGGAGCAATTCCACTGGCGCGGCCGGCTGGCGGCCGGGCGCACGGTCGAGATCAAGGGTGTTAATGGCGATGTTCGCGCCACGGCGGCGGGTAGTGAGGATATCGAGGTGACCGCGCTGAAGCGCGGGCGCAGGAGCGATCCGGAGGAGGTCGAGATCCAGGTCATCGAGCACGACGAGGGCGTGACCATCTGCGCCGTCTACCCCACGCCGCGCGGCAAGCGGCCGAACGAGTGCCGGCCGGGCGGGGGCGGGCGCATGAGCGTTCAGAACAACGACGTGCAGGTCGATTTCACCGTCAGGCTGCCCTCGGGCCTGGACTTCGTGGGCCGCACCGTGAACGGCGACGTGGACGCGACTGCGCTGGCCGGCCGCTTGGACCTCAAGACCGTGAACGGCAGTATCGACTTCTCGACCAGCGGCTTCGGCCAGGCCAGCACGGTCAACGGCTCGATCCGTGCGGCCCTGGGCAGCTCCGGCTGGAGCGAGCCGCTCGAGTTCCGCACCGTGAACGGCAGCATCACGCTGAGTCTGCCGCCGGAAACCAGCGCGGACGTGCGGGCCCAGACCGTGAACGGCAACCTCACTACCGACTTCCCCATGACTGTGGTCGGCCGCGCCAGCGCCCGGCGGCTGCAGGGCAGCATCGGCAAGGGCGGCCCCGAGCTGCACCTCTCCACTGTGAACGGCGGCATCCGGCTGCGGCGCTCGGGCTGA